The Streptococcus marmotae genome contains the following window.
TGATATAAAGTAGGAAATGGGGTAATACCATATTTTAAACACTCATCAATAATTTGATTATAGAATGCAATTCCTTCAAGGTTAACCCTTTTTCCATCTCCCATTATTCGAGTCCAATTGAACGAAAACCGATAGAGAGACAATCCCAATTCAGCCATCAATCGAATATCTTCTTTCCAATGATGAAAGTGATCCGAAGCAACTCGGTTATCCGCAATTCCTTCTGGTACATTTCGAACATCCGTGGTAGCTACTCCTTTTCCACCTAAGTCGAATCCACCCTCAACTTGAAATGCAGAAGTGGATGCCCCCCAGTAAAATTTTTCCGTACTCTTCATTTTGTTCCTCCATTCATTTTTCTAACCTTAGTTTAACAATTTTTAGATCCTAAAGCGAGGTCAATTTGGAAGACAAAATTTCAAGAAAAATAAAAAGTTTCATGTTTTGAAACTTTTTATTTATAATTGATAAAATAATACATTATTAACAATTCAATGACATGCAGTAAAGATAATCTTCCCTCTGTTTCCGAATTGTTCTTATTACATAGAATAATTTCATCCGCATCACGTAATAATTTGGAATTATGTTCCATCGTGATTGCAATAACTTTCGAACCTTTATTTTTTAGCATTCGGATAATTTCACTTGACCTGTAAAAATAGCCCCCTTCAAGAGAAGCAATAATGGCAACACTATTCTCACTAAAATCACCTATAATCTCACGCTGCTGTTCAAAATTCCAAGGTAGGTGAATATACTTATTGCATTCTGCCATTTTCTTTTGATAATGTTGTCCCAAAATAGTCGCAAATTCTAATCCTAGGTAGACCACATCATCAGCTTTATATATCCAATCGGAAATTTTTTCAATTTGATCCATATCAATATTTTGTAGATTATAATCTAGATTTTCTTTCGCGCTGACTGTGTATCGCTCAAATAGTGGCAAAATATCTGCACCTTTTGCTTTTAGTACATTAGAAGAATAATCAACATCTATACTAATATAACCTTCACATTCTTTTTTAAATTCGCTAAAAGAAGAAAAACCTAATGACTTTACAAATCTTGAAATAGAAGCTGGAGAAACAAAACATAAATCTGCCAAATCATAAATGGATATTTGTGGAATCTGCCTGAAATTCTTTAATATTCCTCTAGCGATGGAAAACTGAGTTTTATTTGAAATTGAATCATTCATGAGTCGCAATAAAATTGCCATAACCGTAATATTTTCCATATTTTTTTTATCTCCAAATTCTGAACTAACACTAAATCTAAGTATAACATGAAGCTATTTGTTTTACAAATATACTAAAAAATGATCTGCTAAGAATGTAGCAGACCATAAAAATAAGTCCCTCTCCAAGTAATTTCAAAATTATTTTACTCGCTCACTTATCCATTCCCAAATAGTTTGACCATCTTTATTAACAACTTCATTATTAAAGAAGTATACCCAGGATGAATGACCGCCAAAATTATATGGTTTTCCTTCTTCATCCAAAATATTTCCATCCAGATTAACAACACTATCAAAAATAACTGTTTCTAATTTAGTAGCTCCAGCAAGTTTAAGCCTTTGAATCGTAGGCTCCTCATACTGTTGCGGCACAACAAGCGGATCATCTTTGGAATAAACGAAATAGAGTGGCAAATCCTTTAACGTTTGAATATCTTCATCCGTTAAAAACTTGTCTTCCATAGCCTCACAAATTAGTACATATCCATCATATTCTGTAGCATAGGTCTTGGCAAGTAGCATTCCCATAAAACCACCATTTGAACAACCTGCAATGATAATTTTTTTGGAACCAGTCTTTTCCTTATAAAATGCAATCAATTCATGCAACGATTTCGTATAGTAGGAGCTTCCATTTGAAATAATTCTACCTTCAACTAGGGAGTCCTGTCCTGTTTTATCCATCCAAAAACTAGGACTTTGAGGAACTAAAATGTTTGCCCCTCCGATTGAATTTTGAAATTCTTCTTTCCCCAAAATGGCTGCTTCATTTCCTAATAACGGCATTTTGGAATCAGTGTTTTTTACTCCTCCTTCTCCTAGACCATGTAACCAAACAATTAGGGTTTCGCTTTTTTGTGTTGGATTATAAAAAGCATATTGATAAGTTGTCCCGTCGCTAGCAGTATACTGATCAAAAGCGAAATTGTCTACAGAGGTGTACAATTTTTCCATTTCGGGTTTAATAACGAATTTAGAAACCGAGCTTCCCGAAGAAGTTACGGATGCATTATTCACAAGTTTAATATCCAACTTATATATATCAGGATAGCGATTTGTAAATGTCTCTGGAGAAATATAAAAATATCTTCCTTCTGTCGGTCCTACCTTAAGAGTAAGCGTTATATATTCTGAAGCATTTGACTTTTTATATCCTTTTTCATCACTAGTAAAAACCTCAAGAACTTTTCGCTGATTCTCAGTCTCCTGCACACCTTTTTCAGCTTCCATAAAATTAAACGTATTTTTTGATTCAGTCACAATAAAATCCTTTGCCGAAAGAGTCTTTGTATCTATCTTGTGATCTTGAATAGGTTACACTAAACTAGACAAAAATTATAAAGTGTTCTACACTGAACTAAAGAAAAGAGGAATCCCTTATGTCTAGAAAACCACGTCGTCACTTCACCGATGATTTCAAAAAACAAATCGTTGACCTTTACCAAGCAGGGAAAAAGCGTAGTGAGCTCATCAGAGAATATGAGCTAACCCCTTCAACCTTCGATAAGTGGGTGAAACAATCCAAAACAACTGGATCGTTTAAGACCGTTGATAACCTTACTGCTGAACAGCGCGAGCTGATTGCCCTCAGAAAACGAAACAAAGAGCTTGAAATGCAGGTTGACATCTTAAAGCAAGCAGCGGTGATTATGGCGCAAAAAGGGAAGTAATCACCGCTAATAAAGATAAATACAAAATTGTAGACATGTGCCGTTGCTTAAATATCCCGCGTTCTAGCTATTATTACAAAGCCGTTGAACCTGTATCTGAAGCAGAGATTGAAGGAAAGGTTAGAAACATTTTCTCTGAAAGCAAGTCCAGATACGGGGCTAGGAAAATCAAGAAATGCCTGGAAGCTGAAGGCATCTGCTTGTCTCTCCGACGGATTCGGCGCATCATGAAGCGCCTAAATTTGGTCTCTGTTTACCAGAAAGCTGTCTTCAAGCCTCGTTCTAAAGGGAAGAACGAAGCTCCCATTCCTAATCTCTTAGATCGACAATTCGACCAACACAAGCCTTTAGAAGCCCTTGTCACGGACTTGACCTATGTTCGTATAGACCAGCGTTGGGCTTACGTTTGCCTCATCATCGACCTCTTTAATCGAGAAATCATTGGCCTGTCAGTCGGTTGGCAGAAGACCGCAGATCTGGTAAAGCAAGCAATTCAGAGTATCCCTTATGCTTTAACCAAGGTCAATCTTTTTCATTCTGACCGTGGCAAGGAGTTCGATAATCAGCTGATTGATGAGATGCTAGTGGCCTTTGGTATCACCCGTTCTCTTAGTCAAGCTGGTTGCCCTTATGACAATGCCGTGGCTGAAAGCACCTACCGTGCTTTCAAGATTGAGTTTGTTTATCAAGAACAATTTTCAACACTGGAAGAACTGGCCATCAAGACAAGAGACTATGTCCACTGGTGGAACCATCATCGTATTCACGGTAGTCTCAATTACCAAACTCCCATAGCTAAGCGAGGTATCGCTTAAGAAAAACACTTTATAAGACTGTACAGAAAACTGTTGCCTTTTCATCTAGTTTTAAAGTTACTCTACTGATGCTCTCACCCCAATCATAGCCGTCTAGATATGCCGAATAGACTCCTCTGACTTCAATTGACTTTTTAGCACACCCACATAATAAGCATACGCATAATACTACTATACTAAAAAATATTTTTCTTGTTTTCATAACTTGCCTTTCTACGATCTTTAGTTAAAGTACAATCAAAAGTTAAAATATGCAACGTACAATACTTAAAAATCCTCCTTTCTTAAATGCACGAGATATTCTAGCTTCGCTTCCATCTTCATTTTAATAAATTCTAGAAATTAAAACTATAGCAATTTAAAAGGGGGAATTGCAAAAAAAAATAAATGTTTCAACTTTTGAAACATTTATAATCTCATTACAGACTTTTTAGCCCCACCGACCTTTTTCTTCTAATGGTAGGGAAAAGCGTTTTTGGAGCCAAATATCAGCCGCGGTAATCCATTCAGCTGCGATAGGATTGAGGTCTGTTTTCGCTGTTGCAGTAGCTTGAGTAGCTAAGGCTAACCCATGATTCCCCTCCTCATAGATATGAATTTCAAATGGAACACCTGCATCAGCTAAAGCAGTAGCCATACGAGTGGAATGGCCTACTGGAACAAGCTTGTCACCTGCTGTTGCCCAAATAAAGGTTGGTGGAGTCGAATGACTTACTAATCTTGTGGCACTCACTTCTGCTAGCTCTTCATCACTCGGCTCTTCTTGTCCAAAAAAGGCAAGGTTAGACAATTTAAAAAGACTTTGTGCGATATCATCTTGATAGCGGACAGACTCTTTCATATAAAGGTAATCTGAAATCGGATAACCCGCAATAACGGCTGCTGGCTTGACCTTTGCAGCTTCAAAATCATCTATAATCACTGGTTTATCATAATGAACAGCATAATTCAGGACATTGTGACCTCCGGCTGAGAAGCCACAAAGCACTATTTTTTCAGCATCAACGAACCATTCATCGGCATGATCATAAATAATCGTCATGGCATGTGCTATATCACGAATTGCAGCAGGATATTGACACTCTTTCCGTGGTTCAAACGTTTCGCCTTGTAACAAACGCTCAAATCCATTTGGTGTATCAAAAAAGACATGGTAACGTAGAACAAAGGCATGATATCCCATCGCAGCAAATCGTAATGCTACAGGCTCCGCTTCTCTATCAGAGCAATTTAAATAAGCCCCGCCTGGACAAATTAAGACTGCTGGTCTTTTTTTACCAACCAACAATTCCTGTGATTCATCTAAAATATAAGTCGTTAACGATACATGTTCATTATTCGCGTCTAAAGGAATTTTTTGAATGAGCATCATTAGCCCTCCTTGTATATTCTTTATATACAGTATACTGCTAAGCCAAATGACTCACAAGAGGCATTTCGCTGTCAAAGACTATTCATTTCGTAGATAAATGCCCTAACATAAAGTCATTGCTTCTGAACTTGTTTTCTGTATTCGGCTGGAGACATACCGAGTATTTTTTTAAATATTTTATAAAAGTAAGATGGATTTTCATACCCCACTTTTAGCGAAATTTTTTCAATTGGAGCAGTTGTATAGCGTAGATATTCAGCAGCTACGTTCACTCGCTGAATA
Protein-coding sequences here:
- a CDS encoding MurR/RpiR family transcriptional regulator translates to MENITVMAILLRLMNDSISNKTQFSIARGILKNFRQIPQISIYDLADLCFVSPASISRFVKSLGFSSFSEFKKECEGYISIDVDYSSNVLKAKGADILPLFERYTVSAKENLDYNLQNIDMDQIEKISDWIYKADDVVYLGLEFATILGQHYQKKMAECNKYIHLPWNFEQQREIIGDFSENSVAIIASLEGGYFYRSSEIIRMLKNKGSKVIAITMEHNSKLLRDADEIILCNKNNSETEGRLSLLHVIELLIMYYFINYK
- a CDS encoding alpha/beta hydrolase, which codes for MQDHKIDTKTLSAKDFIVTESKNTFNFMEAEKGVQETENQRKVLEVFTSDEKGYKKSNASEYITLTLKVGPTEGRYFYISPETFTNRYPDIYKLDIKLVNNASVTSSGSSVSKFVIKPEMEKLYTSVDNFAFDQYTASDGTTYQYAFYNPTQKSETLIVWLHGLGEGGVKNTDSKMPLLGNEAAILGKEEFQNSIGGANILVPQSPSFWMDKTGQDSLVEGRIISNGSSYYTKSLHELIAFYKEKTGSKKIIIAGCSNGGFMGMLLAKTYATEYDGYVLICEAMEDKFLTDEDIQTLKDLPLYFVYSKDDPLVVPQQYEEPTIQRLKLAGATKLETVIFDSVVNLDGNILDEEGKPYNFGGHSSWVYFFNNEVVNKDGQTIWEWISERVK
- a CDS encoding IS3 family transposase (programmed frameshift) — its product is MSRKPRRHFTDDFKKQIVDLYQAGKKRSELIREYELTPSTFDKWVKQSKTTGSFKTVDNLTAEQRELIALRKRNKELEMQVDILKQAAVIMAPKREVITANKDKYKIVDMCRCLNIPRSSYYYKAVEPVSEAEIEGKVRNIFSESKSRYGARKIKKCLEAEGICLSLRRIRRIMKRLNLVSVYQKAVFKPRSKGKNEAPIPNLLDRQFDQHKPLEALVTDLTYVRIDQRWAYVCLIIDLFNREIIGLSVGWQKTADLVKQAIQSIPYALTKVNLFHSDRGKEFDNQLIDEMLVAFGITRSLSQAGCPYDNAVAESTYRAFKIEFVYQEQFSTLEELAIKTRDYVHWWNHHRIHGSLNYQTPIAKRGIA
- a CDS encoding alpha/beta hydrolase, producing MMLIQKIPLDANNEHVSLTTYILDESQELLVGKKRPAVLICPGGAYLNCSDREAEPVALRFAAMGYHAFVLRYHVFFDTPNGFERLLQGETFEPRKECQYPAAIRDIAHAMTIIYDHADEWFVDAEKIVLCGFSAGGHNVLNYAVHYDKPVIIDDFEAAKVKPAAVIAGYPISDYLYMKESVRYQDDIAQSLFKLSNLAFFGQEEPSDEELAEVSATRLVSHSTPPTFIWATAGDKLVPVGHSTRMATALADAGVPFEIHIYEEGNHGLALATQATATAKTDLNPIAAEWITAADIWLQKRFSLPLEEKGRWG